A single genomic interval of Deltaproteobacteria bacterium harbors:
- a CDS encoding penicillin-binding transpeptidase domain-containing protein → MKRSSGRTGTAREWRAFQRRMRQSLSQRQSFRTGCKLLGLLLVVSVVCVSLLYAAKGNHRSSQPSLSPSPLQNSEPEKVFQPPLNGSLPHFEKIVDGKYVEERASYRFIYTVDPALQACVNEVFRNYRPSFSVFVAIEPKTGKILALADYARENPNYPGIWQRATYPAASIFKLITAAGALEKGVLDYDSSVSFRGNQYRLGPQKLAASSQRDRRTNFDDALGKSNNVVFGRVASKLLGSQTLRQYSEAFGFNHPILFDFPLDISKAFIPEESYDLARCGAGFGEVTLNPLHAAMIASSIANCGIMMRPYLIAEIDSKNGEKLYQAKAEMLAQPIAGKTALDLSRMMQRTVEDGTASKIFHRYGKNLLKKVSICGKTGSLSGDNPPGQYDWFIGFAPVEDPQIAFAAMIINQERWKIKGAFVAQEALKEFFRGKSN, encoded by the coding sequence ATGAAGAGATCATCCGGAAGAACAGGGACTGCCCGAGAGTGGAGGGCATTTCAAAGAAGGATGCGGCAATCCCTCTCCCAGAGGCAATCTTTCAGGACAGGCTGCAAGCTTTTAGGTTTGCTTCTCGTTGTTTCCGTGGTCTGTGTTTCCCTGCTCTATGCCGCCAAAGGAAATCATCGTTCTTCCCAACCTAGTCTTTCACCCTCTCCTCTACAAAACTCAGAGCCGGAAAAAGTTTTTCAACCGCCACTTAATGGAAGCCTTCCTCACTTCGAGAAAATCGTAGATGGGAAATACGTCGAAGAGCGCGCATCCTACCGTTTCATTTATACGGTGGACCCCGCTCTCCAAGCTTGCGTGAACGAAGTCTTTAGAAATTACCGCCCCTCTTTCAGCGTTTTCGTAGCGATTGAACCCAAAACGGGAAAGATTCTCGCGCTGGCTGACTATGCTCGGGAAAACCCGAATTATCCGGGAATTTGGCAACGAGCTACTTACCCGGCGGCCTCCATCTTCAAGCTCATAACAGCTGCTGGGGCTCTGGAAAAAGGAGTCCTGGATTACGATTCTTCCGTTTCCTTTCGGGGGAATCAGTACCGTCTCGGCCCCCAAAAACTTGCCGCAAGTTCCCAACGAGATCGGCGGACGAATTTCGATGACGCCTTGGGCAAATCGAACAATGTGGTTTTTGGGCGGGTGGCTTCTAAACTCCTGGGATCTCAGACCTTACGGCAATACTCTGAGGCCTTTGGTTTCAATCACCCTATTCTATTCGATTTTCCCTTGGACATAAGCAAGGCTTTCATTCCCGAAGAATCTTATGATCTTGCCCGCTGTGGAGCAGGTTTTGGGGAGGTGACTCTCAATCCTCTGCACGCCGCCATGATCGCGAGTAGTATTGCCAACTGCGGGATTATGATGCGGCCCTATTTGATCGCAGAGATTGATAGCAAAAATGGCGAGAAATTATATCAGGCCAAGGCGGAAATGTTGGCCCAACCCATTGCGGGCAAAACTGCCCTGGATTTAAGCCGCATGATGCAGCGCACGGTGGAGGACGGTACAGCCTCTAAAATTTTTCACCGTTACGGCAAAAACTTATTAAAAAAAGTTTCGATTTGCGGTAAAACAGGTTCTTTGAGTGGGGATAATCCTCCGGGTCAATACGACTGGTTCATAGGTTTCGCCCCTGTAGAAGACCCACAGATCGCTTTTGCAGCGATGATCATTAACCAGGAGCGTTGGAAAATCAAGGGAGCTTTTGTGGCCCAAGAAGCCCTGAAAGAATTTTTCCGGGGAAAAAGCAACTGA
- the proC gene encoding pyrroline-5-carboxylate reductase → MQKPVGIIGGGNMGEALTAGITQSGLLNPGEILFFEPRSDRKKFLQKKFGVSPTESNQGLVSLASTLILAVKPQSVPEVLLEIAPWITPHHLLISICAGVSTDYIQSFFPNPIRMIRAMPNTPALIQKGATALAPSPAAKPEDLSAAEAIFQALGITVVVKESQMDAVTGLSGSGPAYIFAVIEALAAGGVKEGLGQDVALALTTQTVLGSAYLIQATTQHPATLRDQVCTPGGTTMAGLYAMEKGGFRLALMNAVIAATQRSKELGEALQKPSSSYPFHQQKRALQYPSVTPGVKRRKGRIKKNPRNIKVTRKLR, encoded by the coding sequence ATGCAAAAACCCGTCGGGATCATCGGAGGGGGAAACATGGGAGAAGCTTTGACCGCCGGTATCACCCAATCCGGCCTTTTAAACCCCGGGGAAATTTTATTTTTTGAACCCCGCTCCGACCGCAAAAAATTTCTCCAGAAAAAATTCGGCGTCTCTCCAACGGAAAGTAACCAAGGTCTTGTGAGTCTTGCATCCACCTTAATCTTGGCCGTTAAACCCCAGTCCGTTCCCGAGGTGCTCCTGGAAATTGCCCCTTGGATAACCCCCCACCATCTTCTTATATCCATCTGTGCTGGTGTATCCACCGATTATATCCAATCATTCTTTCCCAATCCTATCCGCATGATCCGGGCTATGCCTAACACCCCGGCCCTTATTCAAAAAGGGGCCACGGCCTTGGCCCCCTCTCCCGCTGCTAAGCCAGAGGATTTATCTGCCGCCGAAGCCATTTTTCAAGCGTTGGGAATTACGGTTGTGGTTAAAGAATCTCAGATGGACGCCGTCACTGGCTTGAGCGGCAGTGGGCCGGCCTACATATTTGCAGTCATAGAAGCCCTGGCCGCTGGAGGTGTAAAAGAAGGTTTGGGCCAGGATGTAGCTTTGGCCCTTACAACCCAGACAGTCCTAGGCTCCGCTTATTTAATTCAGGCCACGACCCAACATCCAGCAACTCTCCGCGATCAAGTCTGTACTCCGGGGGGTACAACCATGGCAGGTCTCTATGCCATGGAAAAAGGAGGGTTTCGACTGGCTTTGATGAATGCAGTTATTGCCGCTACCCAGCGGTCCAAAGAGCTTGGCGAAGCCCTGCAAAAACCCTCAAGCTCCTATCCGTTTCACCAGCAAAAAAGGGCTCTCCAATATCCTTCTGTTACACCTGGCGTTAAAAGAAGGAAGGGGAGGATCAAGAAGAATCCAAGAAATATCAAGGTAACTCGAAAGCTTCGCTAA
- a CDS encoding amidohydrolase family protein: protein MIIDAHTHLFPDEVRKNRHNFCRRDDGFRLIYENEKARLASPEDLLKAMDRDGVNQSIICGFPWKDPGLCRAGNDYLVHCFSLYPDRFIPFACLPLYPLRVAEKELAYSLSRGMRGIGELAFYHRNISPRDIKNLAFILQPLAGQKIPFLLHTSEPVGHTYPGKSLENLQRTYQLLLTLPDVIVILAHWGGGFFFYELMPEVARAAQNVYYDTAASPFLYKPQIYALAIKIVGPARILFGSDYPLISPARYFEELKKSRLPAGILAKIKGLNVRRLLCGKTVSGTCQRGFGP from the coding sequence ATGATCATCGATGCTCATACCCACCTATTCCCAGACGAGGTTCGGAAGAATCGCCACAATTTCTGCCGCCGGGATGACGGTTTTCGGCTTATTTACGAGAACGAAAAGGCACGCCTAGCCAGCCCGGAAGATCTCCTTAAAGCCATGGACCGTGATGGTGTAAACCAAAGCATCATTTGCGGATTCCCCTGGAAAGACCCGGGACTCTGTCGGGCAGGAAACGATTACCTTGTTCATTGTTTTTCTCTTTATCCTGATCGCTTCATCCCCTTTGCTTGTCTCCCTCTTTATCCCTTACGCGTGGCAGAAAAAGAGCTCGCCTATAGCTTGTCCCGAGGAATGCGAGGAATCGGAGAATTGGCTTTTTATCATCGGAACATTTCTCCGCGCGATATTAAAAACTTAGCCTTTATCCTACAACCCCTGGCGGGGCAAAAGATACCTTTTCTTCTCCATACCAGCGAACCTGTCGGGCATACCTATCCTGGAAAAAGCTTGGAAAACCTTCAGCGAACCTATCAACTTCTCTTGACCCTTCCTGACGTGATCGTGATATTAGCGCATTGGGGAGGCGGATTCTTTTTTTATGAGCTCATGCCCGAGGTTGCCCGAGCAGCCCAAAATGTTTATTATGATACAGCCGCTTCCCCTTTTCTCTATAAGCCCCAAATCTACGCCCTGGCCATTAAAATTGTCGGCCCGGCCCGTATCCTGTTTGGCAGCGACTACCCCTTGATTTCTCCGGCTCGTTACTTCGAAGAACTCAAAAAAAGCCGACTCCCGGCTGGTATCCTGGCAAAAATTAAAGGTCTGAATGTTCGGCGCCTTCTTTGCGGGAAAACAGTTTCCGGGACATGCCAGCGAGGGTTTGGTCCATGA
- a CDS encoding ACT domain-containing protein: MGKIKIGGILQSKQLAQVGVMSVPDRPGLAGKILAALGKEGINVQFIVQTVDLGGRGNVIFCIDRKDLEETLRILNQLDSSVGQEKIIHHSPVGIISIFGPHFREKPFIAGTMFTALGDAGINILAISTSISTLSCVVDEALLPEAVKAISEAFELP, translated from the coding sequence ATGGGGAAAATTAAGATCGGGGGGATTCTTCAGAGCAAGCAATTGGCCCAAGTAGGTGTGATGTCCGTTCCGGATCGACCGGGATTAGCAGGCAAGATTCTTGCGGCCTTAGGAAAAGAAGGGATCAATGTTCAATTCATCGTACAAACAGTGGACCTGGGTGGGCGGGGGAACGTTATTTTTTGTATCGATCGCAAGGATTTAGAAGAAACCTTAAGAATCCTCAATCAGCTCGACTCTTCGGTGGGCCAAGAAAAGATAATCCACCATTCACCTGTTGGGATCATTTCCATCTTTGGTCCACATTTCCGGGAAAAACCTTTTATTGCCGGGACAATGTTTACTGCCTTGGGAGATGCCGGGATCAATATTCTGGCCATTAGTACATCCATCTCCACGCTTTCCTGTGTAGTGGATGAAGCGCTTTTACCGGAAGCGGTAAAAGCCATTAGCGAAGCTTTCGAGTTACCTTGA
- a CDS encoding acetyl-CoA acetyltransferase: protein MATGIKDKVAVLGMGCTKFGERWESAAEDLIIEAFQEALADAGIEKKEIQAAWFGTHIDEVNVGKSGVPLATTLKLPFIPVTRTENYCATGTEAFRGACYAVAAGVYDICLALGVEKLKDTGYGGLPATAAFGQMQALIGPNATAPGLFAQLATSYFAKYGIDPAAGKKALAHISAKSHANGAMNPKAHLRRPVTEEQIINAPMIAYPLGLFDCCGVSDGAAAAIVTTPEIARSLRKQDPVLVKAIAICVSSGEESLFNTWDGAHLETTCRAGQMAFQEAGIKNPREEISMMEVHDCFSITELTVYEDLQISPRGRAIDDIKDGFFDLKGKIPCQPDGGLKCFGHPIGASGLRMLYEMYNQLLERWPEERKVKNPRMGLTHNLGGIPASNVCSIAIIGR, encoded by the coding sequence ATGGCAACTGGGATCAAAGATAAGGTGGCCGTATTGGGTATGGGTTGTACCAAATTTGGAGAACGCTGGGAATCGGCGGCTGAAGATTTAATCATAGAGGCCTTTCAAGAGGCTCTGGCCGATGCGGGAATCGAGAAGAAAGAAATCCAGGCCGCTTGGTTTGGTACCCACATCGACGAGGTCAATGTAGGTAAGAGCGGTGTACCCCTGGCTACGACTCTGAAACTACCCTTTATCCCGGTAACGAGGACAGAAAATTACTGCGCCACGGGCACAGAAGCCTTCCGGGGGGCCTGTTACGCTGTTGCTGCGGGGGTCTATGATATCTGTCTGGCTTTGGGAGTTGAAAAATTAAAAGACACCGGGTACGGAGGTTTACCAGCCACTGCGGCGTTCGGACAGATGCAGGCCTTGATTGGTCCCAACGCTACGGCCCCGGGCCTTTTTGCCCAACTGGCCACAAGTTATTTTGCCAAGTATGGAATTGACCCAGCAGCGGGCAAGAAAGCTTTGGCGCACATTTCGGCGAAAAGTCATGCCAACGGAGCCATGAATCCTAAAGCCCATCTTCGCCGGCCCGTGACGGAGGAACAAATCATCAACGCTCCCATGATCGCCTACCCGCTCGGCCTGTTCGATTGCTGCGGAGTAAGTGATGGGGCAGCAGCGGCCATCGTTACCACCCCGGAAATCGCCAGATCCCTGAGGAAACAAGACCCGGTTCTGGTCAAAGCGATAGCCATCTGCGTTTCTTCTGGCGAGGAATCTCTATTCAACACCTGGGATGGTGCCCACCTGGAAACCACTTGCCGGGCGGGGCAGATGGCCTTCCAGGAGGCAGGGATCAAAAACCCACGGGAAGAAATCAGCATGATGGAGGTCCATGATTGCTTTTCCATCACCGAACTTACGGTTTACGAGGACCTGCAGATTTCCCCGCGGGGTAGGGCCATCGATGACATCAAAGACGGATTCTTCGATCTCAAGGGGAAAATTCCCTGCCAGCCTGACGGAGGCCTCAAATGCTTTGGCCATCCCATTGGCGCCTCAGGGTTGCGGATGCTATATGAAATGTACAATCAACTTTTAGAAAGGTGGCCGGAGGAAAGAAAAGTCAAAAATCCCCGCATGGGTTTGACCCACAACCTGGGTGGTATCCCGGCGAGCAATGTTTGCAGCATAGCCATTATCGGCCGGTAA
- a CDS encoding Rne/Rng family ribonuclease has protein sequence MKKMLINAVDPEESRMAIVEEGLLAELTIETSLQELSRGNIYKGKIVNIEPSLHAGFVDYGEARHGFLPFSDIHPDCYTHQEKKVPKEDHPRIQEVLKRNQEVLVQVEKEETGTKGAALTTYISLPGRYLVLMPGSNGGGISRKIEEEKERRKIKEIVHQLEVPEGMGLIVRTAGLEKNKSELAKDLHYLLRLWESILAKSKKMPAPSLIYQERDLVIRSIRDYFTPDIDEVLVDHKEVFNRAKEFFRVVMPRYQNKVKLYAEKRPLFSKYELEKQLEVIYERKVPLKSGGSIIIDPTEALVSVDVNSGRATQGRNMEETAFRTNLEAAQEIARQLRLRDLGGLVVIDFIDMWDRKHKQEVERCLRQALKRDKARIEMGRISNFGLLELSRQRIRPAVSGRSFVSCANCAGSGLVKSTEAAALTVLRLVQAGLAKGGCIQVRVELPDEVATYLLNQKRAELFRLEKQYGLKIQIIGQAGLPIHQYHLDFPRKDALTLQEKPLEKPKELRAPLEERERKASSEEADHLAIEELKKETKEGFLRKFFWPPSLWRGIRKSSSHASPPIMAPEDRVPPEQGPEDKAEKSKE, from the coding sequence ATGAAAAAAATGCTCATCAATGCCGTCGATCCCGAAGAAAGCCGCATGGCTATCGTGGAAGAAGGTTTGTTGGCTGAACTGACCATCGAAACCTCCCTGCAAGAACTTTCCCGGGGAAATATCTATAAGGGAAAAATCGTCAATATTGAACCCAGTCTCCATGCCGGTTTTGTGGATTACGGGGAAGCTCGCCACGGCTTTTTACCTTTCTCCGACATCCACCCGGACTGTTACACCCATCAGGAGAAAAAAGTTCCCAAAGAAGATCATCCCCGCATCCAGGAAGTTCTAAAGCGCAATCAGGAGGTTCTGGTCCAGGTAGAAAAAGAAGAAACTGGCACGAAAGGAGCAGCTTTAACCACTTACATTTCCCTCCCCGGCAGGTATCTGGTACTCATGCCTGGAAGTAATGGGGGAGGCATATCCCGCAAGATCGAAGAAGAAAAAGAGCGGCGAAAGATCAAAGAAATCGTCCATCAACTTGAAGTCCCAGAAGGGATGGGTCTGATTGTTCGCACTGCGGGTTTAGAAAAAAATAAAAGCGAACTCGCCAAAGATCTGCACTATCTTTTGCGCCTTTGGGAATCCATCTTGGCCAAGTCGAAAAAAATGCCTGCCCCTTCCCTCATTTACCAAGAACGCGACCTGGTGATTCGATCCATTCGCGATTATTTCACCCCGGATATCGACGAAGTTCTCGTTGACCATAAAGAAGTTTTCAACCGGGCTAAGGAATTTTTCCGGGTGGTCATGCCCCGTTACCAGAACAAAGTAAAACTTTATGCAGAAAAGCGTCCCCTCTTTTCCAAATACGAATTAGAGAAACAGTTAGAGGTCATTTATGAACGAAAGGTTCCCTTAAAATCTGGCGGTTCTATTATCATCGACCCTACGGAGGCCTTGGTTTCCGTGGATGTCAATTCCGGAAGGGCAACCCAAGGGCGCAATATGGAAGAAACAGCTTTCCGGACCAACCTGGAAGCCGCGCAGGAGATTGCCCGCCAACTCCGCCTCCGCGACCTGGGGGGGCTGGTGGTCATCGATTTCATCGACATGTGGGACCGCAAGCACAAACAAGAGGTGGAGCGGTGTTTACGCCAGGCGCTGAAACGTGACAAGGCCCGGATCGAAATGGGCCGCATCAGCAACTTTGGCCTCTTGGAGCTATCCCGTCAGCGGATCCGACCGGCAGTCAGCGGAAGAAGTTTTGTCTCCTGCGCCAACTGCGCCGGAAGTGGCTTGGTGAAATCCACAGAAGCAGCTGCCTTAACCGTCCTGCGGCTGGTCCAGGCTGGCTTGGCCAAAGGGGGATGCATTCAAGTCAGAGTAGAACTCCCCGATGAAGTGGCCACTTATCTTTTGAATCAAAAAAGAGCGGAGCTATTCCGCTTGGAAAAACAATACGGGTTGAAAATTCAAATCATCGGGCAGGCAGGACTGCCCATTCATCAATACCATCTGGATTTTCCCCGCAAAGACGCCCTTACCCTCCAGGAAAAACCCTTAGAAAAACCGAAGGAGCTGCGTGCACCTCTGGAAGAGCGGGAAAGGAAAGCCTCGTCGGAAGAAGCTGACCACTTGGCCATTGAAGAACTAAAGAAGGAAACGAAAGAAGGATTTCTAAGGAAGTTTTTCTGGCCCCCCTCTCTTTGGAGAGGAATCCGCAAATCGTCTTCCCATGCCTCACCCCCGATAATGGCGCCAGAAGACCGGGTACCCCCGGAACAGGGTCCGGAAGACAAGGCGGAAAAATCCAAAGAATAA
- a CDS encoding histidine phosphatase family protein, with amino-acid sequence MRLILIRHGETLWNEHHKFQGISDIELSSKGMSQAKHLAESLKEEALAKIYTSPLIRARQTAEQIARYHCCPVVVVEELKELNQGRLEGLTGEDLRRDFQDFLKNWIEHPESAQLPEGESLEDLQRRAWTAIVRMIEEHSNDTVAAVAHSFVNLTILCRVLEIPLQKFRKLRQDATAKNFIEFTEKGIIVRGLNDTCHLSRI; translated from the coding sequence ATGCGGCTAATCCTTATCCGCCATGGAGAAACTCTGTGGAACGAACACCATAAATTTCAAGGGATTTCCGACATAGAGCTTAGCTCCAAAGGAATGTCCCAGGCCAAACACTTGGCAGAATCTTTAAAAGAGGAAGCTTTGGCTAAGATTTACACCAGCCCGCTAATCCGCGCGCGGCAAACCGCAGAACAAATCGCCCGTTATCACTGTTGTCCAGTGGTGGTTGTCGAAGAGCTGAAAGAATTAAACCAGGGTCGGCTTGAGGGGTTGACCGGTGAGGACCTTCGGAGGGATTTCCAGGATTTTTTAAAAAATTGGATTGAACATCCAGAGTCAGCCCAACTTCCCGAAGGTGAATCTTTGGAAGATCTTCAGCGCCGTGCTTGGACTGCCATTGTGAGAATGATTGAAGAACATTCCAATGATACAGTGGCAGCTGTGGCCCACAGTTTTGTGAACCTAACGATTCTTTGCCGAGTTCTTGAAATCCCATTGCAGAAATTCAGGAAGTTGCGCCAGGATGCCACGGCAAAGAACTTCATTGAATTCACGGAGAAGGGGATTATCGTCCGCGGACTTAATGATACCTGCCATTTATCGAGGATTTGA
- a CDS encoding PIN domain-containing protein codes for MDSQEKRRSFRPVLIDTPVWQDYFRKEERTFREVNILMDAGRVCCLDFIVAELLHNAETEEEMKVFQDFTRIFPILQEKPGTGTWVEAARLAFKLHQKGEKLPLRDCYIAVMAKGHKALLYTTNKGLHKVRRAIGLKLFPEGRTPE; via the coding sequence ATGGATTCCCAGGAAAAAAGACGTTCGTTTCGCCCCGTGCTCATCGATACCCCCGTCTGGCAGGACTACTTCCGCAAGGAAGAACGCACCTTTCGGGAGGTTAACATTCTCATGGATGCCGGCCGAGTGTGTTGCCTCGATTTTATCGTTGCTGAGCTTCTTCACAACGCCGAGACGGAGGAAGAAATGAAAGTCTTCCAAGACTTCACACGCATCTTTCCCATCCTCCAAGAAAAGCCCGGTACTGGGACATGGGTAGAAGCTGCCCGTTTGGCCTTCAAGCTTCACCAAAAGGGTGAAAAACTTCCCCTGCGGGACTGCTATATAGCCGTCATGGCCAAAGGCCATAAGGCTCTTCTTTATACAACCAACAAAGGCCTCCATAAGGTCCGCCGGGCTATCGGTCTCAAACTATTCCCTGAAGGGAGGACCCCTGAATGA
- a CDS encoding DUF167 domain-containing protein, translating to MKKKKTSLTEKILNVYVQPRASRNEILGYRDEFLRIRVVAAPTDGEANRFCQEILAKALGTSPSCVEILSGHKARRKRLRVSGVDAVSWQNLEKERKGGL from the coding sequence ATGAAGAAAAAAAAGACTTCTTTGACTGAAAAAATCTTAAACGTATATGTGCAACCGCGCGCATCCCGGAATGAAATCTTGGGGTATCGGGATGAATTTCTCCGGATTCGTGTGGTGGCCGCGCCCACGGACGGAGAGGCCAATCGCTTTTGCCAAGAGATCCTGGCCAAAGCCTTGGGAACGTCCCCTTCCTGCGTAGAGATTCTAAGCGGGCATAAAGCCCGCCGAAAACGCCTACGAGTGAGCGGAGTAGATGCAGTTTCATGGCAGAATTTAGAAAAGGAACGAAAGGGCGGCCTGTAG
- a CDS encoding DivIVA domain-containing protein has protein sequence MKITPLDIQQQQFRVRFRGFDMVEVDNFLDLLANEFEELIKENHQLREEDRRKLARVNELEAKEKELHNTLVSAQRITEEMKNNARREGELIIEEAKGNAQRIIDSTQAQALQVEAEINQLKRQRAQFEASLKAIIEMHLKMLEKFKGDAFDSEQAEGE, from the coding sequence ATGAAAATCACTCCGCTGGATATTCAACAACAACAATTTCGGGTGCGGTTCAGAGGATTTGATATGGTGGAGGTGGATAATTTTTTAGACTTGTTGGCCAATGAATTTGAAGAACTAATAAAGGAAAACCATCAATTACGGGAGGAAGACCGCCGCAAATTGGCCAGGGTTAATGAACTCGAAGCAAAAGAGAAAGAATTGCACAATACCTTAGTCTCAGCCCAGCGGATTACCGAGGAAATGAAAAACAACGCCCGCAGGGAAGGAGAGTTGATCATAGAAGAGGCCAAAGGCAATGCCCAAAGGATCATCGATAGCACCCAAGCTCAAGCCTTACAGGTGGAAGCAGAAATCAACCAGCTCAAGAGGCAGCGGGCCCAGTTTGAGGCTTCGTTAAAGGCCATCATCGAGATGCATTTAAAAATGCTGGAAAAATTCAAAGGAGATGCCTTTGACTCCGAACAAGCCGAGGGCGAATGA
- a CDS encoding SDR family oxidoreductase codes for MEKMLKDRVAIITGSGRGIGRAAALLFAQEGAKVVVSDMDVKPAQEVADEIKAAGGESIAFPGDVTSPSFAENIVSKAVQTWGGLHILVNNAGYTWDAVLHKMADEQWEAMLAVHLTGPFRLIRAASPYFRDAAKQEKTAGKVVNRKIINVSSVAGTRGNAGQANYASAKAGIVGLARALAKEWGSLNVQANAVAYGWIDTRLTKEKEAGQTLDRDGKPVAIGIPAAMRNVMAMIIPMGRAGTPEEAAGPILFLASPLSDYVSGQCLEVTGGF; via the coding sequence ATGGAAAAGATGCTCAAAGATAGGGTGGCAATTATTACGGGTTCGGGCCGAGGGATCGGGCGAGCTGCAGCTTTGCTTTTTGCCCAGGAGGGAGCCAAGGTTGTAGTGAGCGATATGGATGTCAAGCCCGCCCAGGAGGTTGCGGACGAGATCAAGGCGGCTGGCGGGGAAAGCATTGCGTTCCCAGGAGACGTTACGAGCCCCTCCTTCGCGGAAAACATTGTAAGCAAAGCCGTACAAACTTGGGGTGGGTTACACATCCTGGTCAACAACGCGGGATACACTTGGGATGCCGTCCTGCATAAGATGGCCGATGAGCAGTGGGAAGCGATGCTCGCGGTGCACCTGACAGGTCCCTTTCGTTTGATCCGCGCAGCTTCCCCCTACTTCCGGGATGCGGCCAAACAGGAAAAAACTGCGGGTAAAGTGGTGAATCGCAAGATTATCAATGTTTCCTCTGTGGCCGGAACCCGAGGGAATGCCGGCCAGGCCAATTATGCGTCCGCCAAAGCAGGAATTGTAGGCCTAGCCCGGGCTCTGGCCAAAGAATGGGGGTCCTTGAACGTTCAGGCGAATGCCGTGGCCTATGGATGGATCGATACCCGTCTGACCAAAGAGAAAGAAGCGGGTCAGACGCTGGATCGTGACGGCAAACCTGTAGCCATTGGCATTCCGGCGGCCATGCGCAACGTCATGGCCATGATCATCCCCATGGGAAGGGCCGGGACACCAGAAGAAGCCGCAGGCCCCATCTTATTCCTGGCTTCCCCTTTATCCGACTATGTGTCAGGGCAGTGCCTTGAGGTCACCGGGGGATTTTAA
- a CDS encoding DUF2191 domain-containing protein, with the protein MKRTTVTLPQELVDELLEVTPVKNKTQAVIVAMQERIKRKKMEVLKRMAGHGRWQKVAKV; encoded by the coding sequence ATGAAACGGACGACCGTTACTTTACCGCAAGAGTTGGTCGATGAACTTTTAGAAGTCACACCCGTGAAAAACAAGACGCAAGCAGTCATAGTGGCAATGCAAGAACGAATAAAAAGGAAGAAGATGGAAGTCCTTAAACGCATGGCCGGCCATGGGCGATGGCAAAAAGTGGCCAAGGTTTGA
- a CDS encoding MBL fold metallo-hydrolase, with protein MWWRTELSLEKGASYLSGSPLAFPKGENAAIFIGHSTVLIHLDEQNFLTDPFYLKRLYPLQRHLPPGVPFQNLPPLNFILISHGHLDHMDLKTLSLFPRNLPIVLPEKLERYLIELGFNNVRSLSWGERTIIGSLMVQALPVKHSPGRSLYETRSIPQSYFVQGTRTIFFGGDSGLTEEFREIGANYSIDLACLPIGNYQPASFRRVHMSPEDALKAMEMLGARRMVPIHWGAFRLSLEPPEEPPRRFRQLLQEKRINPKAIIWQPGEKIRI; from the coding sequence ATGTGGTGGCGGACTGAATTAAGTTTAGAGAAGGGGGCTTCCTATCTTTCGGGCAGTCCCCTTGCTTTCCCCAAAGGAGAGAACGCTGCTATTTTCATTGGTCATTCCACCGTCCTGATTCATCTGGATGAACAAAATTTTCTCACCGACCCTTTCTACCTCAAACGCCTTTACCCTCTCCAAAGGCATCTCCCCCCCGGGGTTCCTTTCCAGAATCTTCCTCCTTTAAATTTTATTCTCATTTCCCATGGCCATCTGGACCATATGGACCTAAAAACCCTCAGCTTATTTCCCCGTAACCTTCCCATTGTCCTTCCGGAAAAGCTCGAAAGATATCTAATAGAACTGGGGTTTAACAATGTCCGTTCTCTTTCCTGGGGGGAGAGAACGATCATCGGCAGCTTGATGGTCCAAGCCCTGCCCGTTAAACATTCCCCGGGGCGTTCCCTCTATGAAACCCGGTCCATCCCCCAAAGTTATTTTGTGCAGGGGACCAGGACAATTTTCTTTGGAGGAGATTCGGGACTCACTGAGGAGTTTCGCGAAATCGGAGCTAATTATTCCATTGACTTGGCTTGTTTGCCCATCGGCAATTACCAACCGGCTTCTTTTCGTAGGGTACATATGAGTCCGGAAGATGCCTTAAAGGCCATGGAGATGCTTGGGGCTAGGCGGATGGTACCCATCCATTGGGGAGCATTTCGTTTGAGTCTGGAGCCGCCGGAGGAACCCCCGCGCAGATTTCGGCAACTCTTGCAAGAGAAGAGAATCAACCCCAAAGCTATCATTTGGCAGCCCGGAGAAAAAATTCGGATCTGA